One region of Camelina sativa cultivar DH55 chromosome 6, Cs, whole genome shotgun sequence genomic DNA includes:
- the LOC104792386 gene encoding uncharacterized protein LOC104792386 → MSFTAAALFVPPPVTVRSPGRTLRRPSIPCLLPTNGVAGRRQMKKSVVANASPGNGGVKAGEEDGVSLGTMKLPGNTDIARFETLLFQWANSLCQGANLPLPVPLKVDRISGGARLGFIVMEDEGKTDVPVYIDCLVNQTKEDGLVFQATRHGRKKDKAPPGEERIMRSLLGALKRAVELARIA, encoded by the exons ATGTCTTTCACAGCAGCGGCTCTCTTCGTTCCGCCTCCGGTAACAGTGCGATCTCCGGGTAGAACTCTTCGCCGTCCCTCAATTCCTTGTTTGCTTCCGACGAATGGCGTAGCGGGTCGCCGGCAAATGAAGAAGTCGGTTGTAGCAAATGCTTCGCCGGGAAACGGAGGCGTCAAGGCTGGGGAAGAAGACGGAGTCTCTCTGGGTACAATGAAGCTTCCGGGGAACACAGATATCGCGAGATTCGAAACTCTTCTTTTCCAG TGGGCGAACAGTCTTTGCCAAGGAGCCAATCTGCCACTTCCTGTTCCTCTCAAG GTTGATAGAATAAGTGGAGGAGCAAGGTTAGGATTCATCGTGATGGAGGATGAAGGCAAAACCGATGTTCCGGTTTACATTGACTGTTTGGTTAACCAAACAAAGGAGGATGGTTTGGTGTTCCAAGCGACGCGTCATGGACGGAAGAAAGACAAAGCACCTCCGGGAGAAGAAAGAATCATGAGAAGCCTCTTAGGTGCCT